One Vicia villosa cultivar HV-30 ecotype Madison, WI linkage group LG5, Vvil1.0, whole genome shotgun sequence genomic window, aacttaatcaCAAATTTCTGTGTTTGTTTCGAACACCAACACTGAACAGACACacattttttcagaggtgtcggtgctacattAGCTTCTAGCATTCTATCATATTTTGTTATCAGATTATTCTTAttactattgttgttgttgttactatcaaaatttcaaaattttatgtTGCTTAATGTAGATGAATTATTGGCTAGCTGTGTTTTTTTCTTTCATACAAATCGGATACTCAATAGATGCTTTGTTGTCCATTTTCAAGTATTCTCAATCATGTAAAACTTATTATCTTGGTGGAATCTCTAGATGTTTGATGTGGATGCAATATTTAATAAAGTTTGTTTTGTTCTTTAGCTTGTCATTTTCCGAAAAATTTACTTATACTTGTAACTTGTAAAGTGTAATAGGATAAGATTTGTTTTTTCATCAGAAAAAAGAagtatgttttgtttttttttttttaattttcttgttttattaAGGCTCTTAATGTCTATTTTGAGAATTGATTTGGTTAGAGTCTGGTTGCTATATAATTTATTTGGCATAGAATAAATATATAAGCAGGGCAAGGTATTAAAAAATTAGACAAAAAATTGGGTAACAAGGGGTTAGAGGCGGGTGTGTGTTTGGTTTGGGTACCCAATTGCCATCCTGACTAGAGAAATTAATTCATACCTATGGCCATAACTACGAATTGAGAACTCCCACATGCACATGTCATTGTCATCTTCTTATACTAACATTACTTCCTGCGTTCTATAACTTAGGTAGCTTTAGTTTTCGGGACATAGATTAAAGAATCATTCATTGATGCATATTTGTACCAAAATACCCTGAGATGATGAATATATTTTACAAACTATCCATTCTCATTATAAAGAATATAAATAATCCATTATAAACAATCTTGTAAGAACAAATTTTACTAGTTCTTTTGGCAATAGCTTTTTTATGGTATGTTGCTACTATAACCTATCTCTGATCAATTACTGTGTTATATTTTGGCAAACTGTATATAGTCTGAGAAAGTGCTTTGGTTTTTGTGCTTCTAATATCTTGTTGGTTATCTTGAATTGGGTTCCTAAATTGTGGGTAAGTTTAAAAATATTGGATTTGTTTCATTCCTACCATATTtgaatcatttaatttaattatttctgCAGCTAAACAAATCTGAGTGAGCTCTTACGATGGCTCCTGTTGCTCCTCGATCTGGCGATTCGATATTTGCTAACATTGAACGTGTTGTAAGCAAACTAAAACAAAACCCTCATTATACTCTGTTTGGTATCCAAGAAAATAACATTGCTCGATTTTCCACTTTCCCCCAATTTTACACCAATAAACTGTAGATTCCTCTcccttgtgttttttttattgCTCTACTTAAAAAAATGACAATTTTGTTTCAAGTTACTGGAATCATTGAGTTAATTGTATCCATCTGCATGAGAATTTAGAAATTTCTCTTGGATTCTGCAGAACGCGGAGCTATTTACTCTGACATATGGGGCAATTGTGCGGCAATTGCTTACAGATCTGGAAGAAGTTGAGGAAGTCAACAAGCAGCTAGATCAGATGTACAATTCTGAAACTCTCTCAATTTAATATGCAGTGCTCTCTTATTTTCTGATGCTGTAAAACTTGTTTTTTCACATCTATTTGTGGGGTTTTTAGCTCCATAGTTTGGTGTATTTGTAGTTGGATCACTTTCATGAATATAAATTTTGCTGTTTGGTTGGTATTTCAGGGGTTATAATATTGGAATCCGTTTGATTGATGAGTTTTTGGCTAAATCTAATGTCTCAAGGTGTGTTGATTTCAGAGAGACAGCTGATGTCATTGCAAAGGTATTGTATTGTTGTATGGTTTCATTAGATGCTGgtagaaaaaatgtgaaaatgtTTCTCCTCATTGTAGTGAAGGTCATGCAAAAATGGCACTTCTGCTTATTCATTCAATCTATAGTAATATCCAGCTTTCCAGGGTCCCCTTAATTGCTTGATTTGTATGTAGTAAAAACTGTAAAGTTGAGTTCCTACTCtctttaataaatagcaaaatttTATCAAATAGTTTGAGCGTACGGCAGTATGTATTGGTTCTTGGCTTAATCTATacatgaaatataaataaatatcggAAACCATATTTGTGGGCACAAAAATTAAGTTTCGTACTTGGCTTGATATGTTTGAAGCTTTTTAGAACATTGGAAAAGAGATTCTTAGTATAGCTGGTATATAACCACAAACTAGAACTAAGACTGTGTTCGTGTGAATAAAAGATTAGTTAATTAGTTGGTTATGTTAGGCTATGTTGTGTATAAATAAAAGGGATTAGAGGGATGCATCGGGTACTAAGGACATTCTTCCTTAAGCCTTCTAATAAAGATATCATTtctaatcaaaataattaataggTTACTCTGTTAGTTAGGAGGGTTAGACTGATGtgtatataaataaaagaaagggGTTAGAGAGAAGTATCTTGTCCGTTGAGAGATTAAGGGTCTTTGGGAATTGAAGGAGCTAACCGTCAAAGTTCTACAATCTATACTGCAATATGGGAAATTCTTCCTTGAATTTTCTAATGAAGATATACCAATCCTTTTCAAAATGATATTGGAGTACTGCAGAGTTTTGCAGAAGAAGGGTATGAAATGTTCTGTAATAGACACTGCTAGAGCAGGTGAAGAAGGACTTTAGACAATTGGAATCATTGGATCCTGATCAGTTTGCTTACAGCATATGTTGCTATTCACCTTCAAAACAAGGTGAATATTCAAGGTGCCCTGTTAATTTGTTAGGTTAGGCTGTGATGTGTAAGAGGGAGGGACTAAAAGTTTCTTGTCTATTGAGAGAGTAAGGGCCTTTAAGCATGGGGAGATTTAGATCCTCGAAGTTCTGCATTAGCCAAATTCACATAAACAAGTATGTTTATAGGTTTATTATTttactcttgaaatgaatgttgtaGATGCATGTGATTCGAAAATATTAGACTAGATACAATAGAGGGGGGCACCTGCCACACAAATTATCATTATTTTACAGTTTTGAGTTTATAGCTACTTTGCATTCAAATCAGAAAAATGTATTTGGTTTGGGGGGCAGTCAACTGATTTTAGAACACGGATGGAATACAGTCTGGTTTATTGCATATGAAGTTAGAATTGACGAAACAAAATTATTCAGGTTTGAGCCCAACATAATGATCAGTAAACAAAAAAAGCTATCATTATGGAGTATTTTGTATATCCATTATAGTTATGCCGTTCAAAAAAAAGTGACCTAGATATAATGACATTTGCTTTCATTAAGGATGctgtttaacttttttttttctctctttctaatCATGCGAAGTCCAAAGTTTATCTTCATTCTTCATCAACTATTTTTTTGATATTATATCATCTTGACCCATTGTTGTTGGATGACCCTAAATTCATATATAGATTTCTACTactatttttttgttattatatcATCTTGGCCCATTGTTGTTGGATGACCCTAAATTCATATATAGATTTCTACTGCGACCCGTTAAACTAGATTTTCTTGGCTTTTGTTTCATGTTGTAGTTGGTCTGTGCtacttttgtttaatttcaatatcTAACAGTTGGGTGACTGTCAACACATTTTGATTAGTATGACTTCTACAAGAGTGGGCTATATGCTGGTACTTGGTTGTGTGATCAGCATTTTTTGGtttatttactaattttattttattactagTAAAACATATTTAAAGCAGAAGATGACTATTTTTATCAACTGTAATAATTCTTTTATACAGGTTGGTTTTAAAATGTTCCTCGGTGTTACCGCATCCGTGACCAATTGGGATGCTGAAGGAACTTGTTGTAGTATTATTTTGGAAGACAATCCTTTGGTGGACTTTGTTGAGCTTCCTGACAACTATCAAGGTCTGTACTACTGCAACATATTAAGCGGAGTCATTAGAGGAGCCTTGGATATGGTAAGTTTCTAGTTCTTATCAAATTTGACATATTATACTTCATGCTTTCAACCTTTAATAGGTTGATTGCTAGTCTTCTCAAATATGAAGTAGATTACTCATGATTTTGTTCTGATTCTTCTACATTCGTACTCAGGTGTCAATGAAGGCTGAGGTGACTTGGCTACGTGATGCGCTTCGAGGTGATGATGTGTTTGAGTTGCAAGTAAAACTTCTCAAGCAAGTTCCAGAAGAGTATCCATATAAGGATGATGAGTAATTTTCTGTTTTGTAATGTTGTACTTCATCATCCCAAGTATTAGATTATTATCTTTCTACCTTGTGTGCATTTTGACAAAACTTTAATACAATAGAGAATCTATAATTAAATCATTATGATATTGGGATTTTATAGATTCTTAAATTGTTCACGATGTCTTCATCATTCTCTGTTATCATGAGCTTGATGCATATGTTTCTTAAATTTTTGATACTATCAGTTCTGATTTACGTAGTAGTCCCCAACTTCGTTGACCTTTCTGTTTAGCACTGAGGCAGAAACACACGGTATCATACATGGTGTAGACATCGGGTCGGGCAGAAAGCCCTCAACTCAAAAAGTCATATCTATACTATAGTTCCATACTTGTCCTTATTGAGTGTGTTTTTTTTAGTTCTGACAatctaatcttaatatttttTGAGGAAGTAAGGAAGCTCAAGGTTCTATTCCTTAAAGAAAATTgagaaaatttatttacaaaaactTAACATGAAAAATattcaataattaatatttttcatgaatatttttattaaaaatctgaaaaaattcaaaaacttaaaagaaaaaattagaaaatttcttcacccacctcctaaccttcttggccacctctggtgaatttaccacaatacccctagtttcggaagttcatttccgaaaacgtactttttttgaaaaaaaatgtgttttcggaaatgtatctctgaaaaagtgtttttttttttaatataaaatattgattttggagatgcatttccgaaataaagttatttttcagaaaatgtggtgttttcggaagttcatctccgaattcacccccttggaggaattcggaaatgtacttccgaaatattgtctggacagaagaaagatgaaaaacaagaacgattcgctttatttaatcgggtgaagattacatcgatcacattacataagattaaagttacatattgttaaacacgggtaggtggggatgagtcaacattttgataacatcgttcgccgatc contains:
- the LOC131602415 gene encoding uncharacterized protein LOC131602415, whose amino-acid sequence is MAPVAPRSGDSIFANIERVNAELFTLTYGAIVRQLLTDLEEVEEVNKQLDQMGYNIGIRLIDEFLAKSNVSRCVDFRETADVIAKVGFKMFLGVTASVTNWDAEGTCCSIILEDNPLVDFVELPDNYQGLYYCNILSGVIRGALDMVSMKAEVTWLRDALRGDDVFELQVKLLKQVPEEYPYKDDE